In Pedobacter sp. WC2423, the following are encoded in one genomic region:
- a CDS encoding helix-turn-helix domain-containing protein: METATKSNKVHIGKKISRIREIRGIKQDFLAGELGVSQQTISKIEQSEEIEDSMLEKIADVLGVSAEAIKNFSEEVLIFHIQNMNDNSTAYAYNYQCSYNPLDKVVELYERLLKSEQDKVEILKNNK, translated from the coding sequence ATGGAAACAGCTACAAAATCCAACAAAGTGCATATAGGAAAAAAGATTAGTCGCATTCGTGAAATCAGAGGTATAAAACAAGATTTTCTTGCTGGTGAGCTGGGCGTAAGTCAACAAACTATTTCAAAAATTGAGCAAAGCGAAGAGATCGAAGATTCAATGCTTGAGAAAATTGCTGATGTTTTAGGTGTGAGTGCTGAAGCTATAAAAAACTTTAGTGAAGAAGTTTTGATTTTCCATATTCAGAATATGAATGACAATTCAACCGCTTATGCTTATAACTACCAGTGCTCATACAACCCATTAGATAAAGTTGTTGAGCTTTATGAGCGTCTACTAAAAAGCGAACAAGACAAAGTAGAAATATTGAAAAACAACAAATAG
- a CDS encoding AAA family ATPase translates to MRIDRIKVANFKNFDQLDASFAPGVNLFVGGNGSGKTSILEAINVALGGFFGSQEQKMQRGIEFDEIKITNGKREPFSSVTGFSDEINQEWTRNIKRDTRANDIKGIKVAVDFGKQFFDNFDNADDRTIAPLIAFYSTQRLFKDSSQSHKQRYDAASARRNGYLQSLKENAIKGTLNEWLGNAVTRRATKFINDIESDDLVLENVEQAIRQTLIFFMNLPEDFALKIYQDPDFGNEIYVNYDNEHNLPLSYYSDGFRNLIYLIFDLVWRASQLNPWLKLTELSANVNGVVTIDEIDLHLHPRWQAKAVAMLQKLFPKVQFFITTHSPTVVANLEEGTLYEVNNKTVIKSENDFFGKKINYILRDVLDASDRHVQTQQKLDKLFVLIDNDVINEYEPLLLQLKALLGDDDPDIIKAQALIDWRNEDKQQLE, encoded by the coding sequence ATGAGAATTGACCGGATAAAGGTTGCCAATTTTAAAAATTTTGACCAGTTAGATGCGTCTTTTGCCCCTGGGGTAAATCTTTTTGTAGGTGGAAATGGAAGTGGGAAAACCAGTATTTTGGAAGCAATAAATGTAGCGTTGGGAGGTTTTTTTGGTTCCCAAGAACAAAAAATGCAACGTGGAATTGAATTTGATGAGATTAAAATTACTAATGGTAAACGAGAACCGTTTTCATCTGTTACTGGCTTTTCTGATGAAATTAATCAGGAATGGACTCGAAATATTAAAAGGGATACCAGGGCCAATGATATTAAAGGTATCAAAGTAGCTGTAGATTTTGGGAAGCAGTTTTTTGATAACTTTGATAATGCAGATGATAGGACGATCGCACCCCTTATAGCCTTTTATTCCACTCAAAGATTGTTTAAAGACAGTTCTCAATCACATAAGCAACGATATGATGCTGCAAGTGCCAGAAGAAATGGTTATTTGCAAAGCTTAAAGGAAAATGCCATTAAAGGGACACTAAATGAATGGCTTGGTAATGCGGTGACGAGAAGAGCGACAAAGTTTATCAATGACATTGAAAGTGACGATCTGGTACTCGAAAATGTAGAACAAGCGATAAGGCAAACATTAATTTTCTTTATGAATTTGCCTGAAGATTTTGCACTCAAGATCTATCAGGATCCTGACTTTGGAAACGAAATCTATGTAAATTATGATAATGAACATAATCTACCGTTAAGTTATTATTCAGATGGTTTTCGTAATCTCATCTATCTCATTTTTGATTTAGTCTGGAGAGCCTCACAGCTTAATCCATGGCTAAAACTTACTGAGCTATCTGCAAATGTTAACGGTGTGGTAACCATTGATGAAATAGATCTGCACCTTCATCCAAGATGGCAGGCGAAAGCAGTTGCTATGTTGCAAAAATTATTTCCAAAGGTTCAGTTTTTTATTACTACCCATAGCCCGACTGTTGTTGCTAATTTGGAGGAAGGGACATTGTATGAGGTCAACAATAAAACGGTGATTAAATCTGAGAATGATTTCTTTGGTAAAAAAATTAATTATATACTCAGAGATGTTCTCGATGCCTCAGACAGGCATGTACAAACGCAGCAAAAACTAGATAAACTATTTGTTTTGATCGATAATGATGTCATTAATGAGTACGAGCCTTTGTTATTGCAACTTAAGGCCTTGCTAGGAGATGATGATCCAGATATTATAAAGGCTCAAGCTCTTATTGATTGGAGAAATGAGGACAAACAGCAATTAGAATAA
- a CDS encoding IS3 family transposase, protein MELRHQFDLDTLLNCISMARSTFYYYSKKASLPDKYEQVKIQINKVYHAHKGRFGYRRITLQLKRVGMAINHKTVFRLMGEMRLKSLIRIKKYRSYRGKLGKIAPNILNRNFKANQPMQKWATDVTEFKVKGKKLYLSPIIDLFNQEIISYELTDRPVFKGVLDMLKKVLPQARNTSQLVLHSDQGWQYQMPKYQQLLKANGIIQSMSRKGNCLDNAIIENFFGTLKSELFYLNEYESTDQLKKDINDYIWYYNKERIKLNLNGMSPMEYRAHYNKSNTKFV, encoded by the coding sequence ATGGAACTAAGGCATCAGTTCGACCTGGATACCCTGTTGAATTGTATTAGCATGGCAAGAAGTACATTTTATTATTATTCTAAGAAGGCCAGTTTGCCTGATAAATACGAACAGGTCAAGATCCAGATCAACAAGGTCTATCATGCCCATAAAGGTCGCTTCGGCTATCGGCGCATTACCTTGCAACTGAAACGGGTCGGAATGGCTATTAACCATAAGACTGTATTTAGATTGATGGGAGAAATGAGGTTGAAGAGCCTGATCAGGATAAAAAAATACAGGTCTTATAGGGGCAAGCTAGGGAAAATAGCTCCAAATATCCTTAATAGGAATTTCAAGGCTAACCAACCTATGCAAAAATGGGCCACAGATGTTACAGAATTCAAAGTCAAGGGAAAGAAATTGTACCTCTCTCCAATAATAGACCTGTTCAATCAGGAGATTATCAGCTATGAACTCACTGACAGGCCGGTTTTCAAGGGAGTATTGGACATGCTCAAAAAAGTATTACCACAAGCTAGGAATACTTCTCAGTTAGTCTTGCATTCTGACCAGGGATGGCAATACCAGATGCCAAAGTATCAGCAACTGCTAAAAGCAAATGGGATTATCCAAAGTATGTCCAGAAAAGGTAATTGCTTAGATAATGCTATAATTGAAAACTTTTTCGGAACCTTAAAATCGGAACTCTTCTACTTAAATGAATATGAATCGACAGATCAGCTCAAAAAAGATATAAATGACTATATCTGGTACTACAACAAGGAACGAATAAAATTGAACTTAAACGGAATGAGCCCGATGGAATATCGGGCTCATTATAACAAATCTAATACTAAATTTGTCTAA
- a CDS encoding alpha/beta fold hydrolase, whose product MPKGLNIQAVILQNNTEIKKMDKNRPSLIMRISKFFLKTIIGIVAIIAILLITTFLIHQVNSSIEADKIEDYGQKIKIFDGTMNITIDGHDPDTIVLLTGFGTASPRLDFEPLIRELDKKYTVITIEPFGYGLSSETNRERSLNNISEEIHEVVKQLNLNRFILMGHSIAGLYSLAYINNYPGKAIAFVGIDTSVPTQPWPGYNSAPMDFLAKVGVMRAFLKFFGNEKPKEESEVHRFEQEHMITMKVTGNNTLHREATSLSNSFKDARKLSFPKDLPVLLFADENSAVKGWTEMHQAQANSVDKGKLILLPGSHYLHHTQSKRIVAELESFLGK is encoded by the coding sequence ATGCCCAAGGGATTAAATATTCAAGCTGTAATCTTGCAAAATAATACCGAAATTAAAAAAATGGATAAAAACCGTCCTTCGCTCATAATGAGAATATCAAAATTTTTTTTAAAAACAATCATAGGAATTGTAGCCATAATCGCTATCCTACTCATCACAACATTCCTGATTCATCAAGTCAATTCAAGCATCGAAGCTGATAAAATTGAAGATTATGGTCAAAAAATAAAAATTTTTGACGGTACAATGAATATTACAATAGATGGCCATGATCCAGACACGATTGTGTTACTCACCGGATTTGGAACGGCAAGCCCAAGATTAGATTTTGAACCATTAATCAGAGAATTAGACAAAAAGTATACAGTGATCACGATTGAACCTTTTGGTTATGGATTGAGTAGTGAAACAAATCGTGAACGCAGTTTGAATAATATATCGGAAGAAATCCATGAAGTTGTGAAACAATTAAATCTTAATCGGTTTATATTAATGGGGCATTCCATTGCTGGGCTTTACAGCTTAGCATACATTAACAATTATCCAGGTAAAGCAATCGCATTTGTAGGTATTGATACCAGTGTGCCAACACAACCTTGGCCGGGTTATAATTCGGCACCTATGGATTTTTTAGCCAAAGTAGGTGTAATGCGTGCATTTTTAAAGTTTTTTGGAAATGAAAAACCTAAAGAAGAATCAGAAGTACACCGTTTTGAACAAGAACACATGATTACGATGAAAGTAACCGGAAACAATACTTTGCACAGAGAAGCAACTTCATTAAGTAATAGTTTTAAAGATGCTCGAAAATTATCTTTCCCGAAGGATTTACCGGTTTTATTATTTGCAGACGAAAACTCAGCTGTCAAAGGCTGGACAGAAATGCATCAAGCGCAAGCCAACAGCGTGGATAAGGGAAAACTAATCTTATTGCCTGGTTCTCATTATCTACATCATACACAATCTAAACGAATTGTAGCAGAACTTGAGTCTTTTTTAGGAAAATAA
- a CDS encoding glycoside hydrolase family 76 protein, which produces MNTNIKLMAMIAIGAGAVFTNCKKDNVVTEPVALNAINNKSNLSSQAAATLPTKAEALLAMQVYNNHFYNQYGTYGPSFKAYYWKDDNHTGRMDFWTQQEAIETLIDAYNINPSVDLKNKISYLYNGVRDGYGLLWTNNIYNDDIVWGALMCVRAFKITNDGGMLDMAKNNFNMMWNRAWDTQTLGGGLWWTTNNQTKNTCVNAPAVICAMLLYQATGDVTYMTKAKQIMDWMVIKLYDSSTGEVKGAINTSGTITEGALSYTQGTFIGACDLLRSYYPASNYLAMALKAMDYARSSMCNKSGGILKDENGIADTQGMKSIFARWATIFVKNTGTASNYGPWLDANAAQAWSIRNSQGLMWNIWGTQTPESVRNAFETTCGVAMMNGIYNYH; this is translated from the coding sequence ATGAACACGAACATTAAACTTATGGCTATGATCGCCATAGGAGCAGGCGCCGTATTTACAAACTGTAAAAAAGATAATGTCGTCACGGAGCCGGTTGCACTCAACGCGATTAATAACAAATCTAATTTATCCAGCCAAGCTGCTGCCACGCTCCCTACAAAAGCCGAAGCTTTGCTGGCCATGCAGGTATATAACAATCATTTTTACAATCAGTACGGTACCTATGGTCCCTCGTTTAAGGCGTATTATTGGAAAGACGATAACCATACAGGCAGAATGGATTTCTGGACGCAGCAGGAAGCTATAGAAACCCTAATTGACGCTTACAACATCAATCCAAGTGTAGATCTCAAAAATAAAATTTCTTATTTATATAATGGAGTAAGAGACGGGTACGGATTGCTTTGGACTAACAATATTTATAATGATGATATTGTTTGGGGAGCATTAATGTGCGTGAGGGCATTCAAGATTACCAACGATGGCGGAATGTTGGACATGGCAAAAAACAACTTTAACATGATGTGGAACCGTGCCTGGGATACCCAGACTTTGGGTGGCGGACTCTGGTGGACAACTAACAATCAGACTAAAAACACCTGCGTTAATGCTCCAGCCGTAATTTGCGCGATGCTTTTATATCAGGCAACCGGTGATGTTACGTATATGACTAAAGCAAAGCAAATTATGGATTGGATGGTCATCAAGCTTTACGATTCATCTACTGGCGAGGTTAAAGGAGCCATTAACACTTCAGGAACTATTACAGAAGGAGCACTTTCTTACACTCAGGGTACTTTTATTGGTGCATGTGATCTTTTACGTTCCTATTATCCGGCAAGTAACTACTTGGCGATGGCTTTGAAGGCAATGGATTATGCCCGTAGCAGCATGTGCAACAAATCCGGAGGAATTTTGAAAGATGAAAATGGTATTGCCGACACGCAGGGAATGAAAAGTATTTTCGCACGCTGGGCCACAATATTTGTAAAAAACACCGGTACGGCAAGTAACTACGGGCCCTGGCTTGACGCTAATGCAGCTCAAGCGTGGTCTATTCGAAATTCCCAGGGTTTGATGTGGAACATATGGGGAACCCAGACGCCGGAGAGCGTACGCAATGCTTTTGAAACCACTTGCGGCGTCGCAATGATGAACGGTATTTACAACTATCACTAA
- a CDS encoding DUF6266 family protein, producing the protein MGKIRTGILGGFSGKVGTVIGASWRTLDVMRSLPKKTSKPPVRSQIDQRKKFGLITGFLGAISEVVSKGYQSGNKLSGPMNEAVKFNLKEAISGVSPLFTINYAKLKLTLGKLDIPQDLLAVPVSGRKVAITWAYDPLDFNTENERLERSTDRASIIIYDETNDYFLIPSTAVRTAGKLEARMLSKTSVGNTLHCWFYISSLDGKKVSTSVYLGPIKAIA; encoded by the coding sequence ATGGGAAAGATCAGAACAGGAATCCTTGGTGGATTCTCAGGAAAAGTAGGAACAGTAATCGGTGCCAGCTGGCGTACGTTGGATGTAATGAGAAGTTTACCCAAAAAAACCAGTAAGCCACCAGTCAGATCACAAATTGATCAACGTAAAAAATTTGGCTTAATAACCGGTTTTTTAGGTGCTATTAGTGAGGTTGTGAGTAAAGGATACCAATCCGGCAACAAACTGTCTGGCCCGATGAACGAGGCGGTTAAATTTAATCTGAAAGAAGCTATCTCAGGTGTGTCTCCATTATTTACGATCAATTATGCTAAGTTAAAACTGACTCTTGGAAAGTTGGACATTCCACAAGACCTTTTAGCAGTGCCAGTTTCAGGCCGTAAAGTAGCAATCACCTGGGCCTATGATCCTTTGGATTTTAACACAGAAAATGAACGTCTGGAGCGTTCTACGGATAGAGCTAGTATAATAATTTACGATGAAACGAATGATTATTTTCTAATTCCATCAACCGCGGTCAGAACCGCTGGTAAATTAGAAGCACGTATGCTGTCTAAAACTAGCGTCGGTAACACTTTACATTGCTGGTTTTACATTTCTTCTTTAGATGGTAAAAAGGTAAGTACCAGTGTTTATCTGGGGCCTATCAAAGCTATTGCATAG
- a CDS encoding helix-turn-helix domain-containing protein, producing MEMNDKVNLLINVLAEMMCTKKQEKFVAHERNLLDTNDVKSMFRISDRTLRRWRSRGLLKSVIIVGCLYYRREDVMSLMESKFRDEIK from the coding sequence ATGGAAATGAACGATAAAGTGAATTTGTTGATAAATGTCCTGGCTGAAATGATGTGTACGAAAAAGCAGGAGAAATTTGTTGCTCATGAAAGAAATTTGTTAGATACCAATGATGTGAAATCTATGTTCCGAATTAGCGACCGTACTTTAAGAAGATGGCGAAGCAGAGGGTTATTGAAGTCTGTGATTATTGTTGGCTGTCTTTATTACAGAAGAGAAGATGTGATGAGCTTAATGGAAAGTAAATTCAGGGATGAGATAAAATGA
- a CDS encoding IS3 family transposase (programmed frameshift) has product MKKSKFTEAQITFALRQSETGTRVEEICRQMGVSQATFFNWKKKYGGLGIPELRKLIKLEEENVQLKKLVADLSLDKQMLQDVIKKKVVKSPYKKEMANWMVSNYRISVQRACCCVRLPKSMYYYIHHRRDESLLKMRINEIAQTRIRYGFERIFVLLRREGFVDYHKRVYRIYKACGLNLRTKRPRRSRSAAHRLERLETQAINKVWSMDFVQDALFNGERFRILTIVDNCSKICHGLLVGKSLKGLDVVGELTRACLVEGCFPERIQCDNGSEFISRDVEMWAYQNQVTLDFSRPGKPTDNPYVESFNGKFRDECLSVNWFLSLEDAREKIENFRWEYNHYRPHSSLNDLTPKEFVNLQVKTSKTPLLTV; this is encoded by the exons ATTAAAAAATCAAAGTTTACCGAGGCGCAGATCACCTTTGCCCTGCGTCAATCCGAGACGGGTACACGTGTAGAAGAAATCTGTCGGCAGATGGGTGTTTCGCAAGCTACGTTTTTCAATTGGAAGAAAAAATACGGTGGTTTAGGAATTCCTGAATTAAGAAAATTAATAAAACTTGAAGAGGAAAACGTTCAGCTCAAAAAACTGGTTGCTGATCTCAGTTTGGATAAGCAAATGCTTCAGGATGTGATAAA AAAAAAAGTTGTAAAATCACCCTATAAGAAAGAAATGGCGAACTGGATGGTTAGTAATTACCGGATATCGGTACAAAGGGCCTGCTGCTGTGTACGGCTGCCGAAATCTATGTATTATTATATCCATCATCGCCGGGATGAAAGCCTGCTGAAAATGCGGATAAATGAAATCGCGCAGACGCGTATTAGATATGGCTTTGAGCGGATTTTCGTTTTATTGCGACGGGAAGGTTTTGTTGACTATCACAAAAGGGTTTACCGCATTTATAAAGCCTGTGGCCTGAACCTGCGTACCAAACGGCCCAGACGTAGTAGAAGTGCAGCACATCGTCTGGAACGGCTGGAGACTCAAGCAATAAATAAGGTATGGAGCATGGATTTTGTGCAGGATGCTTTGTTCAACGGGGAGCGTTTCAGGATCTTAACTATAGTGGATAACTGTAGTAAAATATGCCATGGATTGCTGGTCGGAAAATCACTCAAAGGGTTAGATGTTGTGGGCGAATTGACTAGGGCATGTCTGGTAGAAGGCTGCTTTCCTGAAAGGATTCAGTGCGATAACGGGAGTGAATTTATATCCAGAGATGTAGAAATGTGGGCATACCAGAACCAGGTAACCCTTGACTTTTCAAGGCCTGGGAAACCCACTGATAATCCGTACGTCGAATCTTTTAATGGCAAATTTAGAGATGAATGCTTGTCAGTAAATTGGTTTCTTTCACTGGAAGATGCCAGAGAAAAAATTGAGAATTTCAGATGGGAGTATAACCACTACAGACCACATAGCAGCCTTAATGATCTGACTCCCAAAGAATTTGTTAACTTGCAGGTAAAAACATCGAAAACTCCACTTTTGACAGTCTGA
- a CDS encoding helix-turn-helix domain-containing protein produces MSEHYRSAKSLGEEYGITYSLFEDWFRIYEHLGAPGLLPRKGKRVFSPSFKLAVLKSIREEKLSLRAAVLRFGLSSDAGIIEWQKRFEKFGSSGLEPRPKGRLPMAYKENPANKRKPRKSDRPLTREEELLRENEYLRAENALLKKLQALVQAENKRKP; encoded by the coding sequence ATGTCGGAACATTATCGTTCTGCAAAATCTCTGGGTGAGGAATACGGGATTACTTATTCTCTTTTCGAAGATTGGTTTAGGATATACGAGCATCTGGGAGCTCCTGGATTACTTCCCAGAAAGGGGAAAAGAGTTTTTAGTCCATCCTTTAAGCTAGCAGTCCTGAAGTCAATTCGTGAAGAAAAGTTATCTTTGAGAGCGGCGGTGCTACGTTTTGGGCTTTCAAGTGATGCGGGAATTATCGAATGGCAGAAACGATTTGAGAAGTTTGGATCATCTGGACTAGAACCGCGACCTAAAGGAAGACTACCGATGGCATATAAGGAGAATCCAGCAAACAAGCGAAAACCGAGAAAATCGGATAGGCCACTTACCCGTGAGGAAGAGCTTTTACGGGAAAATGAATATTTACGTGCAGAGAATGCCCTGCTAAAAAAGCTCCAGGCCTTAGTTCAAGCCGAAAACAAGCGCAAGCCATAA
- a CDS encoding retron system putative HNH endonuclease: MQYIQKSGPQPGDWDLWFTTGTGNRSYNYNSDASAMRNLPLAKKHLLEEQNWLCAYCQQKLTLEQASIEHVIPKEFNKEQSTNYHNLVAVCKETPTDPIDDRFHCDKYKQSEMIASLIFSSASDVTQQSNHRFLEANSDGSISAKGKGSIEDKKLAEVFIEVLNLNHSLLKAKRAIDHLNPLISIAIGFKKGDRRKFWELQFSNISRDKERPFRMFLLIYIGRILGF; the protein is encoded by the coding sequence ATGCAATACATTCAAAAAAGCGGACCGCAACCGGGTGATTGGGATTTATGGTTTACTACTGGAACTGGTAATAGGTCATATAATTATAATTCAGATGCGAGCGCTATGCGTAATCTTCCTCTTGCTAAGAAGCATTTACTTGAAGAACAGAATTGGCTTTGTGCTTATTGCCAGCAAAAGCTTACTTTAGAACAGGCCTCAATCGAGCATGTTATCCCAAAAGAGTTCAACAAAGAACAGTCTACAAATTATCATAACTTAGTAGCAGTATGTAAGGAAACTCCTACAGATCCAATAGACGATAGGTTTCATTGTGACAAATATAAACAGAGTGAAATGATCGCCTCTTTAATATTTTCTTCGGCATCTGATGTCACTCAACAAAGTAATCATCGTTTTCTTGAGGCAAATTCTGATGGGTCAATTTCTGCAAAAGGAAAAGGTAGCATTGAAGATAAAAAGCTGGCGGAGGTATTTATTGAGGTGTTGAATCTCAATCATAGCTTGTTAAAAGCCAAGCGTGCTATTGATCATCTCAATCCGCTTATAAGTATTGCAATAGGGTTTAAAAAAGGCGACAGGCGTAAATTTTGGGAACTACAATTTAGTAATATCTCACGTGATAAGGAGAGGCCTTTTCGTATGTTTCTTTTGATTTATATAGGAAGAATACTGGGCTTTTAG
- a CDS encoding peptidoglycan-binding protein, giving the protein MATIRLLLGILCFVIISGFGLLDRNLLNNKCSFNALECQKRELLVRIAEKEIGVREITGNNDGFRVETYLTSVSLKKGQPWCAGFVSWVFAQAGYDKPRSGWTPDLFPSSRLARSALPGNLLGIYFVKLKRIAHVGMIVNQKGDWVNSVEGNTNIQGSREGDGVYRKKRHIKTIYRIADWVKVN; this is encoded by the coding sequence ATGGCAACAATTAGGCTTTTACTGGGCATCCTTTGCTTTGTTATTATTAGCGGCTTCGGCTTGCTTGATCGCAATCTGTTAAATAACAAATGTAGCTTCAACGCTCTGGAGTGTCAAAAAAGAGAGCTTCTTGTTCGTATTGCGGAAAAAGAAATAGGGGTGAGGGAAATAACTGGAAACAATGACGGATTTCGTGTAGAGACTTATTTGACCAGTGTAAGTTTAAAAAAAGGGCAGCCCTGGTGCGCAGGTTTTGTAAGCTGGGTTTTTGCGCAGGCTGGATATGATAAACCACGATCAGGATGGACACCAGATCTTTTCCCTTCATCCCGTTTAGCACGTTCTGCCTTACCAGGTAATTTGCTGGGTATATACTTTGTTAAATTAAAAAGAATAGCTCATGTTGGGATGATCGTTAATCAAAAAGGAGATTGGGTAAATAGTGTAGAAGGTAATACGAATATTCAAGGCAGCAGAGAAGGTGATGGGGTTTATAGAAAAAAGAGACATATCAAGACTATTTATAGAATTGCTGATTGGGTAAAAGTTAATTAG
- a CDS encoding helix-turn-helix domain-containing protein, whose product METATKSNKVHIGKKISRIREIRGIKQDFLAGELGVSQQTISKIEQSEEIDDSMLEKIADVLGVSAEAIKNFSEEAIFNIIGNTYHDNSASLNYQCSFNPLDKVVELYERLLKSEQEKVEILKNSK is encoded by the coding sequence ATGGAAACAGCTACAAAATCCAACAAAGTTCATATAGGAAAAAAGATTAGTCGCATTCGTGAAATCAGAGGTATAAAACAAGATTTTCTTGCTGGTGAGCTGGGCGTAAGTCAACAAACTATTTCAAAAATTGAGCAAAGCGAAGAGATAGACGATTCAATGCTTGAAAAAATTGCTGATGTTTTAGGTGTGAGTGCTGAAGCTATAAAAAACTTTAGTGAAGAAGCTATATTTAATATAATCGGAAATACTTACCACGATAATTCAGCATCATTAAATTACCAATGCTCATTTAATCCATTAGATAAAGTTGTTGAGCTTTACGAACGCTTACTAAAAAGCGAACAAGAAAAAGTCGAAATATTGAAAAACAGTAAATAG
- a CDS encoding sensor histidine kinase, translating to MPKFNFSILNAHLSKKNAFRVDLIGSPSMFSLESRIFHSICIGLIALTCLYVPYDISAGLYIAALSTFLIGLFFLHQYYYSRFHSKTHNSTLFGLIGVLLLGINYFANSGINGSTDLIWPAYLLLVFTISPYHQHIKWLVIYLSCFLVLHILEYYCPSLVKYPFNTGRGQFIDRITAFPIPVIIIYVVIKFMRRSYDKERKATEEKTIAVQTLMSIISHDMRTPLMNIQGYLELLNTSVVDTQDRLVLEKALLKSTNNTMEMLSNLLHWSKSQMEGPNVNLVVVDLMTTLQPTIEMESIHALKKNITLNHHIPPALEVIADINMLQLIVRNLISNALKFTPHGGQITIKAELISGKCKISISDNGKGIPVDKQERIFSIKSEPAFGTDNERGIGLGLVLCKEFIERQGGRIGFESNPGVGSDFFIFINYKQIESPRF from the coding sequence ATGCCAAAATTCAACTTCAGTATTCTTAATGCTCATCTTTCAAAAAAAAATGCTTTCCGGGTTGATCTGATAGGGAGTCCATCAATGTTTTCTTTAGAAAGCAGGATATTTCATTCTATTTGTATTGGCCTGATCGCTTTGACCTGTTTATATGTGCCATACGATATATCTGCAGGTCTTTATATTGCGGCGCTGTCCACTTTTCTAATTGGTTTATTCTTTTTGCACCAGTACTATTATTCCAGATTTCATAGCAAAACACATAACAGTACGTTATTCGGTTTAATAGGTGTTTTACTTCTGGGTATTAACTACTTTGCTAATTCAGGAATCAATGGATCTACTGACCTGATATGGCCTGCTTATCTTTTATTAGTATTTACAATTTCTCCCTATCACCAACATATCAAATGGTTAGTTATCTATTTGTCGTGTTTTCTGGTATTGCATATTCTTGAATATTACTGTCCGTCTTTAGTGAAATACCCCTTTAATACCGGCCGGGGTCAGTTTATTGACCGGATTACTGCATTTCCTATACCTGTAATCATAATTTACGTCGTCATTAAATTCATGAGACGGAGTTATGATAAAGAGCGAAAAGCTACGGAAGAAAAGACAATAGCAGTCCAAACACTGATGTCTATCATTTCACACGACATGAGGACTCCGCTAATGAATATACAAGGCTACCTGGAGTTATTAAATACAAGTGTAGTGGACACACAAGACCGGTTAGTATTAGAAAAGGCATTACTTAAATCTACTAATAATACGATGGAAATGCTTTCCAATTTGTTGCATTGGTCTAAGTCGCAGATGGAAGGCCCAAATGTAAACCTGGTTGTTGTAGATTTGATGACAACATTACAGCCAACAATAGAGATGGAAAGCATCCATGCCTTGAAAAAAAATATAACTCTGAATCATCACATCCCTCCTGCACTGGAAGTAATTGCTGATATCAATATGCTCCAGCTGATCGTACGCAATCTGATCAGCAATGCGTTGAAATTCACTCCGCATGGAGGACAAATTACGATCAAAGCTGAGTTGATATCCGGTAAATGTAAAATAAGTATCAGCGATAATGGAAAAGGGATCCCGGTAGATAAACAGGAAAGGATTTTTTCTATTAAGTCCGAACCTGCATTTGGTACGGATAACGAAAGAGGAATTGGCTTAGGCCTGGTGCTTTGCAAGGAGTTTATAGAGCGGCAAGGCGGGAGAATAGGGTTTGAAAGTAATCCAGGAGTTGGTTCCGACTTTTTTATTTTTATAAATTACAAGCAAATAGAAAGCCCGCGGTTTTAA